TTGGAAAAAATTATCGAAGGGTTACTAACTAATCCTGAGCAGATCACGTTTGCTATATTATTTGTTGGATTATTAGTTTGGGTGATGAAGCAAAATAATGAGCGTGAAAAACGTTATCAAGGCACTATAGATAAATTGACAGATGCATTAGGAGATGTTGAGTCTATCAAAAGTACAGTGGATAAGATCCACGAAAAATTAAATTAATAGATTATAGTCCTCAGAAATGGGGGCTATTTTTTATATAAAAAATATGAAAGAGGTTTTAAAATGAAGAAATTTAGCAAGTTTTTATTATCATTGATTGTTGTTACAGGTTTGTGGTTGCCAGTTGGAGCACAAGCGTATACGATCGAACAAGATCCAATTCGATTTAGTTATCATCCAGGATATGCAACGAATGAAATTATTGTGTTACATGAAGCTGGCAATCCGAGTAATGTAGGCGCTGATAGTTTAGATCGTGAAGTAAGCTTTATGAAGCGTAACTGGCAAAATGCCTATGTATCTTACTTTGTCGGTAGTGGCGGCCGAGTTAAGCAATTGGCGCCTAATGGTTATTATCAATATGGAGCTGGCGCAACAGGTAATAGTAAGGCGTACGCTCAAATTGAGTTAGCTCGCACAAACAATGCGGAAACATTCAAAAAAGACTATGCTGCCTACGTTAATCTTACTCGTGACTTAGCGAAACAGGCTGGGTTTACTTTTGATTTAGACGACGGTACAGCGTATGGCATTAAAACCCATGAATGGATCACAAACAATTGGTGGGGCGATCATACTGATCCTTACGGATATTTGGCACAATGGGGTATTAGCAAATCTCGTTTGTCTCAAGACTTAATGAATGGCTTACCTGAGGATGGTAGTGAGACGATTGTTAAACCTAACAAGCCAAATACACCTAAATACAAAGTTGGGCAACACATCCGTTTTGCGACAATTTACAATACTCCTGATGATCCAAACGAAAAACATATCAATGCTGATCAAAAATGGACACAGGTGGGAACTATCACTCAAAAACTAGATGGTCGTAAAAATCTCTATAAAATTGAGAACAGTGGCAAGTTATTAGGTTACGTCAATGATGGGGACATCGTGGAGATTTGGAATCCTAATCAATCAACTGCACCATCTAAGCCACAAGAGTCTAATCTAGTGGCTATGAATGGGACGTTTACGACTAATCAAAGCTTGCCAGTGTCGCCAGATACAACAGTTGAGAGTGCTGCTTTGGCTTGGTATGATCCTTTTGAGTCAATGGAGTATGATGGTTATGTCATGGCCAATGGTTATGCATGGGTAAGTTACATTGATTATGGTGGTACACGTCGCTATGTTGCTGTAGGTCCAAATGATGGGCAGGTCGATACAACGTGGGGTACAGGGTTCTTTAATTAAATAAAATAGCCCTCCTTGCTTGGAGGGCTTGTTCATAGTTTTATTCAACATTGTGTTTTGACATATTGAAGCACTCACCTTTGTCATCGAACATCAGTGTTATGCTTTTATTCTCTCTACTCTTGCGAGCGCTTGACCATGTTACCATTGAGATATGGTTATCTCTAACATCCTTAAAAATATCTGTCGGAGTTCCTAACGTATCTACTGCACTTTCGTATGTCACGCCTTCATAAATATATTTCAAATTATCTTCTGTGAATTTGGATGTTCTGTCCTTTTGTGAATCATTATGTAATGCAAGATGCAATTTAGGAGAATATGAAAGACTCGTATTTGAGATTCTTTTTTTATTGTATAATAATAAATCGCCGTGTCTATCGCTAAAGTCATATTGATGCAAAAAAGCACTAAGCTTGAATCTAAATTTTAAGCTTTCTTCAGAAGTCTTTGAAACGTCAGTGTTATAGAATAATTTTTCCATAGTTGTCTGGTTGTACATAATAGCAGCGATGGTTAATAGAAAAACTGTTATAATTGCTAGTATTATTTTTTTTGATCGGATAAATTTCAATTTTATTTCCCCCTTTTTATTAAATAATTATATACTTTTACTACACAAGTCTGCAATCCTATCCTCGATATCGTTGCTCAATATCAACAACTCGCACAACTCTACAGCCTCCTCAAAACTCTCAAACTCTCACCGAGCCGCACCACTATCATTAACCAATTCTACTACCGTTACCATCTAATATAATAAGCAAAGAGGGGAGAGAATTATTTTGCATAAATCAAATAAAAAAGACTCTCCTAAATTAACAGGAGAGTCTTGAATTATTATGTTTTGGCTAACAGATTTTTACACCCAAAAATACACCTAAATTTTTATTTTTACACCCAAATCTACCTAAAAAATCAAAATAAAAATCATTATCAAAGGATCGTATAACCGTTCTTATTGCTGTTTTATCAATGAAAATCATGATTAAACTATGTTATAAACAGTTATAAAAAATACGCCAAGAGAGATTCGAACTCCCGACCGCTCGCTTAGAAGGCGAGTGCTCTATCCAGCTGAGCTATTGGCGCAATATGTTAACGCAACAAAATTTATTATAATGAACATAGAAAACAAAGTCAATCAAAAATTTCAAAAATACTCAACTTTGTCTATAAAGTGGAGAATAGACAAATTTTCATTGACTCACCTAGTATCTTTTGTTATGATATTAATGTTGTAATTGTGGACTCCACAGCTACAACCGCACAGAACAAGTTTTTAAGCATGATGTTTTATCATCACTTGGGATGGCGAGTCTAAGTCTAAAAGAAGGAGGTGCTGTATAGCATGTACGCAATTATCAAAACTGGTGGTAAACAAGTAAAAGTTGAGGTAGGTCAAGCAATTTACGTTGAAAAATTAGACGTAGAAGCTGGCGAAAAAGTTGTTTTTGACGAAGTTATCTTAGTAGGTGGCGAGTCTACGAAAGTAGGAGCTCCAACTGTTGCAGGTGCAACTGTCGAAGGAACTGTAGAGAAACACGGCAAACAAAAGAAAGTCGTGACGTTCAAATACAAACCTAAAAAACACACTCACCGCAAACAAGGTCACCGTCAACCATATACAAAAGTTGTAATCAACGCAATCAACGCATAATTCTTTTAAGTTGTATAGGAAAGAAGGCCTATCAATGATTAAAAGTTCTTTTAAACGAAATGGCGCAGGTCAAATCGTTTCATTTGAAGTCTCAGGGCATGCCGAATCAGGTCCTTATGGCAGTGATATCGTTTGTGCAGCTGTGTCTGCTTTAGCGATTAGCACAGTCAATGGCATTGATGCTTTAGCTGGTTTTGAACCGATTGTTGAAACCAACGAAACAGAAGGTGGTTACCTTTATGTTGAGATGATTTCAAAAGCCAATCAAGAACAAACCAACATTGCCCAAATTCTCTTGGAAAACCTTTTACTAGGTTTACAAGCAGTCGAGCAAGAAAATCTTGAATTTATTCAAGTCAAAACCATAAATGAAAAATAGGAGGTGCAGACTATGTTATTAAACATGAATTTACAATTATTCGCCCACAAAAAAGGTGGAGGTTCTACTTCCAATGGTCGTGATTCAGAATCTAAACGCCTAGGTGCTAAAAGTGCTGATGGACAAACTGTTACTGGTGGATCAATTTTATACCGTCAACGCGGAACTAAAATTTACCCAGGAGCAAACGTCGGTATTGGTGGCGACGACACGTTATTTGCTAAAGTTGATGGTGTAGTACGTTTTGAACGTAAAGGCCGCGACAAAAAACAAGTGTCTGTTTATCCAGTAGCTCAATAATAATTGAATTTACCAGCTCTATCTCTTGTGTAGTAAGGGATAGGGCTTTTTTTTATGTAAAAATGGTTAAAGATGCATCTGCATAACTAAATTGAAAAGAAGAGTAAAATATCATAATGATTAGTTGTAATTTTATTGAAAAATAATTAAAAAAATTTAACTTACGAGAAATTTATTTTTATGATAGCATGAACTCTGTTACAAAAATAGAGGAGAGTGTATTATGCCAAAAACAAAAAAAGAAGGGTTATTTTTTACTACCATTGTGTGTTTTTTTATGGTGGTATCTATGAGTGCCTATAATCTCTTATTACATGGGCAATTTTCATTAAGTAATTTAGTCGGTGGGCTTGTGCCAGGGTTTGTTGTTGCTTTTTTATTGGACATATTCCTTGTTTCATCAACAGCGAAGAAGATTGCTTTTGCTTTGCCAATAAATAAAGAGAAAAAAATCTACATGATTCTTGCTGTTTCTAGTTGTATGGTTTTAGGAATGGTTCTTTTTATGTCGATGTACGGTGTTATCGTTCAATTTGGTTTTACAGATGGTTTTTTGAACTATTACCTTGAAGGAGTTACTAAAAATCTGATTATGGCTTTACCATTACAACTATTGTTTGTGGGACCGATTTGCAGAATGATTTTAAGCAAGACCCGTCAAAGTAGTTGGCTAAAAGAAAATAGCCGAATAAAAGAATAGATGAAATAAAATGAGATGAATGAAACTGAAACTAGTTTTTTTGTCTCATTTTTATTATTATATAAAAATAATGATATGAAAAAGGATATAGATTTCCAAAAACGATAGGAAATTGTTATAATTAGTATAATATTGATTAAGGAGGCCTTCAACGATGGAAATACACGAGAGAATAGTCAGGTTATTAAACTCTAGCACAGTATTTTTGATTTCAACCATTGATCAACGGAATTTTCCGACGGTAATCACGGTTTCAGAGCCATTATGGAGAGAGGGCTTGTTAAAGTTACAGTTTTATCTAGATGGAAATGGTGAAACTGTTAAAAATATTCAATGTAATTCAAATGGGTCGGTGTGTTGCTATGAAGAAATCGAGCATGAAAGTCTGCTTTTAAAAGGGAAATTTACAATTGAACAAATTGAATCATTCGAAAAAATTGTCCCCAAATTATCAGATTATCAAAAAGAATTGAACCATCAAGCCCCTGTGTTAGTTACCTTTGAAACATGGACAGCTAGGATACATATGGATAAAAAAACCAAAGACATTATTGTTTAGCACACCAAATAACTGGTATTTATAAAAACGTATTTTAAAGAGTTACGCCCCAAACATGTTCGTCTCAACTTCCTTTTTTTCTTAAGTAAAACTTGTTGATTTTTCTTTTTTCTTAATAAGACTTCATTATTTATTTGAGAATTTTTATGTTTGAATTAAGTTTTTTGACGTATAGTTTATTTATAGCTTATCACAAATGATGAGCGTTGATAGAAAGGAGGAATGACGATGTACGCTGTAAAGGTATTACATGGGTATATTGGTAAAGACGGACAACGTACAAGGGACAAAAAATATGTTCGAATCTTTCCAAATAAACATTTTGCAGAAAAATTCGCTGATAAAATTGGCGGTCGAGTGAAAGAACTTAGATAAATAGATAACATTTAAAAATAAGCCGAGCTTTACGAAAATTAATCGTTAAATTTTCGTAAAGCTCGGCTTATTTTAAGGGAGTTATGTTGTCGTTTTTTTCCTATCTTCACTTGAAAAGGTTATACATAGAGATCAAAAACAGCGATTTCTGGTGGAACTCTAAAACGCGCTGGGATTTTTGTTGTACCCAAACCTGTATTGACGTATAAGGTTGTGTCATTGGCTAGCGTATAAAATCTTTCAAAATAATTTTCTGCCATGACATTTTTGATTGTTAGAAACGGAATCTTTACTTGTCCCCCATGGCTATGACCAGACAAGATTAATTGGATATTTTTATCTAGTACGTTATCAGCTTCATCTGGTTCGTGGCTAAGTAAAATAGTATATGGGCTTTGACGGTTGGCTAATGCATCATCAATGGAAGAATTTCCTAATAAAGAGTCATCCAATCCTGCGACATAAATTGATTTTTCGTGTGATAATGAAATGTTTTGCCCGGTATTTTCCAATAATTGAAAATCAGCAGCCGCCAATATTTCAGGATATGCATGGATTGCGGCGCCACCATAATCATGATTCCCCCAAACCGCATATTTTCCTAAAGGAGCAGATAGGCGACTTAGCGCAGCAATGACTTCTTCGGTAGGACCATATTGCGCATAATTATCAAATAAATCTCCTGTAAAGAAAATGATATCTGGTTTTTCGTTGTTTACTTTCGTTACAATTTTTTCTAATTGAGAGACAGGATAATTTTCTTGAATATGAATATCTGAAAGCTGAACGACCTTAACGGATGGTTGCCCATCGTTGCTTCCAACTGTGTAGCGATGTGTAACGATTCTTTTTGGCTCTATAAAAAAGGCGTAGAGAACCATACCAATCATTGCTAAAAATAGTAAATAGATAATGAATCTTTTTTTCATTAGTGACCTCACTTTCAATTTACATTATAGTGGAAAGAGCTTAAAAATAAGTAAAGCTGATAAGGTATTTCAGAAACTTTAGAATAATTTAGAGGTTATGTGTCTTAAGTGTTTTTCAAAATCAATATTTGTTATAATAGAAAGGAATCTAATTAGGAAAGAAGGACGAATAAAATGATGGTAAGAGTAAATAAGTTACGAGAGCTAATGAAAAAAAATGATCTTTCAGGATTCTTAGTGACAAGTCCATATAATTTACGTTATTTAACAAACTTTACTGGAACGACAGGATTAGCAGTAATCACTTTAGACAAGGCATTTTTTGTGACTGATTTTCGTTATACAGAGCAAGCCGCTGAACAAGCACAAGGATTTGAAATTATTCAAAATACTGGTCCGATTTATGATGAGGTGGTAGCAATAGCGGAAAAAGAGCTGTTGGCTAATCTTGCGTTTGAGGAAACATTTGTCAGTTTTGCAGAATATAGTTTGCTAGAAGAAATTACACCGTGTGATTTGATTCCAGTTGCAGGGGTAATCGAAGAGCTTCGTGAAGTGAAAGATGAAGAAGAAATCGCCATTATTGAAAAAGCTTGTAGTATTGCTGATCTTGCTTTTAAGCATATATTGACTGTCATCAAACCAGGAATGACCGAAATTGAAATTGCCAATCAACTAGATTTTTATATGCGTTCATTAGGCGCTTCTGGCGTATCTTTTGAAACAATTGTTGCAAGTGGTGTACGTTCTGCAATGCCGCATGGTGTAGCAAGCCATAAAGTGATTGAAAAAGGGGATTTAATTACCTTAGATTTTGGTTGTTACTATGAAGGGTATGTTTCTGATATGACCCGGACCTTTGCAATCGGTGAGCCTGACAGCAAATTAAAAGATATTTATCAAATCGTTTTAGAAGCACAATTAAAAGTATTGGACGAAGCTAAACCAGGTCTAACTGGGATTCAACTTGATGCGATTGCTCGTGATCATATTGCGTCTTATGGGTATGGTGAAGCATTTGGTCATAGCACGGGACATGGGAT
The DNA window shown above is from Enterococcus sp. 4G2_DIV0659 and carries:
- a CDS encoding BhlA/UviB family holin-like peptide; translated protein: MEKIIEGLLTNPEQITFAILFVGLLVWVMKQNNEREKRYQGTIDKLTDALGDVESIKSTVDKIHEKLN
- a CDS encoding N-acetylmuramoyl-L-alanine amidase yields the protein MKKFSKFLLSLIVVTGLWLPVGAQAYTIEQDPIRFSYHPGYATNEIIVLHEAGNPSNVGADSLDREVSFMKRNWQNAYVSYFVGSGGRVKQLAPNGYYQYGAGATGNSKAYAQIELARTNNAETFKKDYAAYVNLTRDLAKQAGFTFDLDDGTAYGIKTHEWITNNWWGDHTDPYGYLAQWGISKSRLSQDLMNGLPEDGSETIVKPNKPNTPKYKVGQHIRFATIYNTPDDPNEKHINADQKWTQVGTITQKLDGRKNLYKIENSGKLLGYVNDGDIVEIWNPNQSTAPSKPQESNLVAMNGTFTTNQSLPVSPDTTVESAALAWYDPFESMEYDGYVMANGYAWVSYIDYGGTRRYVAVGPNDGQVDTTWGTGFFN
- the rplU gene encoding 50S ribosomal protein L21, translating into MYAIIKTGGKQVKVEVGQAIYVEKLDVEAGEKVVFDEVILVGGESTKVGAPTVAGATVEGTVEKHGKQKKVVTFKYKPKKHTHRKQGHRQPYTKVVINAINA
- a CDS encoding ribosomal-processing cysteine protease Prp, producing the protein MIKSSFKRNGAGQIVSFEVSGHAESGPYGSDIVCAAVSALAISTVNGIDALAGFEPIVETNETEGGYLYVEMISKANQEQTNIAQILLENLLLGLQAVEQENLEFIQVKTINEK
- the rpmA gene encoding 50S ribosomal protein L27; its protein translation is MLLNMNLQLFAHKKGGGSTSNGRDSESKRLGAKSADGQTVTGGSILYRQRGTKIYPGANVGIGGDDTLFAKVDGVVRFERKGRDKKQVSVYPVAQ
- a CDS encoding DUF2798 domain-containing protein; the protein is MPKTKKEGLFFTTIVCFFMVVSMSAYNLLLHGQFSLSNLVGGLVPGFVVAFLLDIFLVSSTAKKIAFALPINKEKKIYMILAVSSCMVLGMVLFMSMYGVIVQFGFTDGFLNYYLEGVTKNLIMALPLQLLFVGPICRMILSKTRQSSWLKENSRIKE
- a CDS encoding metallophosphoesterase → MKKRFIIYLLFLAMIGMVLYAFFIEPKRIVTHRYTVGSNDGQPSVKVVQLSDIHIQENYPVSQLEKIVTKVNNEKPDIIFFTGDLFDNYAQYGPTEEVIAALSRLSAPLGKYAVWGNHDYGGAAIHAYPEILAAADFQLLENTGQNISLSHEKSIYVAGLDDSLLGNSSIDDALANRQSPYTILLSHEPDEADNVLDKNIQLILSGHSHGGQVKIPFLTIKNVMAENYFERFYTLANDTTLYVNTGLGTTKIPARFRVPPEIAVFDLYV
- a CDS encoding M24 family metallopeptidase — its product is MMVRVNKLRELMKKNDLSGFLVTSPYNLRYLTNFTGTTGLAVITLDKAFFVTDFRYTEQAAEQAQGFEIIQNTGPIYDEVVAIAEKELLANLAFEETFVSFAEYSLLEEITPCDLIPVAGVIEELREVKDEEEIAIIEKACSIADLAFKHILTVIKPGMTEIEIANQLDFYMRSLGASGVSFETIVASGVRSAMPHGVASHKVIEKGDLITLDFGCYYEGYVSDMTRTFAIGEPDSKLKDIYQIVLEAQLKVLDEAKPGLTGIQLDAIARDHIASYGYGEAFGHSTGHGIGLEIHEGPNVSFRADKQFVPGNVITDEPGIYLAGLGGVRIEDDLLITKEGNRVLTHSPKELIIL